In Gemmata obscuriglobus, a single genomic region encodes these proteins:
- a CDS encoding FG-GAP repeat domain-containing protein, with the protein MPATFTPNAFGGGVFDPFDNLSIEVRSASGDVNADGVADIITAEGPGAGSGSRIRIYDGRAARFSSQAVLISDFYAYSNVPGASQAPGFAGGVFVAAGDFNGDGFAEVATSAGAGASGHVKVFDFNNNGSFAGNNPALRTSFFAYPGFLGEIRVTTLSRAPNTSPMLVTASGAGTTQSDIRLYSNAFSIGEIGPATLVNPVSQSFPYPGYLGGVSVAGGNNGQLFVAPISGASQFSTFTLDPFSFGGTALVPGATFQTGFSNPTDVRLGLADVNGDGILDVLSSSVGQNSAASISAFSLTNGLTTLDSLNGFQGFGFFGNSWLGSSAFTGAARPTAGTAGFAGAGLAGTGLASQQGLIAPGATQGLQAGGPVFFNSGAFSPPSYTSNQTPVFFNPGTSGPTRGQPSNSTLAPGVI; encoded by the coding sequence GTGCCGGCGACTTTTACACCTAACGCGTTCGGCGGCGGGGTATTCGATCCGTTCGACAACCTCTCGATCGAAGTACGATCCGCTAGCGGCGACGTGAACGCCGATGGCGTCGCCGACATCATCACCGCTGAAGGCCCGGGGGCCGGGAGCGGCTCGCGGATCCGGATCTACGACGGTCGCGCAGCCCGGTTCTCATCCCAGGCCGTCCTGATCTCGGACTTTTACGCCTACTCGAACGTCCCCGGCGCCAGCCAGGCGCCGGGGTTCGCGGGCGGCGTGTTCGTCGCGGCCGGCGACTTCAACGGCGACGGGTTCGCCGAGGTGGCCACGTCCGCCGGGGCCGGAGCGAGCGGACACGTCAAAGTGTTCGACTTCAACAACAACGGATCGTTCGCGGGCAATAACCCCGCCCTGCGAACCAGTTTCTTCGCATACCCCGGGTTCCTGGGTGAGATCCGGGTGACCACGCTGAGCCGGGCCCCGAACACCTCCCCGATGCTCGTGACCGCGTCCGGCGCCGGCACCACGCAGTCGGACATCCGGCTGTACTCGAACGCGTTCAGCATCGGCGAGATCGGCCCCGCGACGCTCGTGAACCCGGTTTCGCAGTCGTTCCCGTACCCGGGCTACCTGGGCGGCGTGTCGGTCGCCGGCGGGAACAACGGGCAACTGTTCGTTGCCCCGATCAGCGGGGCGTCGCAGTTCAGCACGTTCACTCTGGACCCGTTCTCGTTCGGCGGCACGGCACTCGTCCCGGGGGCCACGTTCCAAACCGGGTTCAGTAACCCGACCGACGTGCGACTCGGTTTGGCCGACGTCAACGGTGACGGCATACTCGACGTGCTAAGCTCGTCCGTGGGGCAAAACTCCGCGGCGTCGATCTCGGCGTTCTCGCTGACCAACGGCCTGACCACGCTGGACAGTCTGAACGGGTTCCAGGGGTTCGGGTTCTTCGGCAACTCATGGCTCGGATCGAGTGCGTTCACGGGAGCGGCTCGCCCCACCGCGGGAACGGCCGGGTTCGCCGGCGCCGGGCTCGCGGGCACCGGTCTTGCGAGCCAACAGGGGTTGATCGCACCGGGTGCCACTCAGGGGCTCCAAGCGGGCGGCCCGGTGTTCTTCAACTCCGGGGCGTTCTCGCCGCCGAGCTACACGTCGAACCAAACCCCGGTGTTTTTCAACCCGGGAACGTCCGGCCCAACTCGCGGGCAACCGAGCAACAGTACACTGGCACCAGGCGTTATTTAA
- a CDS encoding gamma-glutamylcyclotransferase family protein — translation MDAAATLFVYGTLKRGERNHHLLADQPFLGPATTAPRYRVIDLGPYPGLVCDELQGLAVRGELFAVSDCCLAELDDFEGVPGPFVRERIEIDGRGDVWAYFMNTPVPQGANTGDRWPLPTA, via the coding sequence ATGGACGCCGCGGCAACGCTCTTCGTGTACGGCACCCTCAAGCGCGGCGAGCGCAACCACCACTTACTCGCGGACCAGCCGTTTCTCGGCCCCGCGACCACAGCACCCCGATACCGCGTGATCGATCTCGGCCCGTACCCCGGGTTGGTGTGCGACGAACTCCAGGGGCTCGCGGTTCGAGGCGAGCTGTTCGCGGTCAGTGACTGCTGCCTCGCCGAACTGGACGACTTTGAAGGCGTGCCCGGCCCGTTCGTGCGCGAGCGGATCGAAATCGACGGCCGCGGCGACGTGTGGGCGTACTTCATGAACACGCCCGTGCCCCAAGGGGCGAACACCGGCGACCGCTGGCCGCTCCCCACCGCTTGA